In one Silene latifolia isolate original U9 population chromosome 10, ASM4854445v1, whole genome shotgun sequence genomic region, the following are encoded:
- the LOC141607860 gene encoding uncharacterized protein LOC141607860, protein MDPYASTSNDNSSNQVTVEVNASEIFPLATNVSELVTSELIQACVANFFICRDEGNRVRSMIGRLLRSRRGELVEADPEPERSFLRRKMELERVRREEVLSTSDSSVIEKTSILETIIPVRMPNIASHSEPTADYIPKGFKLSTDEDGNTFDIRPSYINLVERNLYRGVSGEDPRKHMERFADYCSSIPTSKGVTQDKIKEVLFPFSLTDNAREWLTDLDGDAAGITDWTTLALAFYKKYFPPQRTNALRAQITNFKQTGSENLFEAWCRFKKAVRSVPHHGFQQVATAVSNYQKPPQFPNPQQESSSSGGISEVGELKSMIQALATQVSRSDQATNATIKLLESQIAQVAANQSTRQPGQLPSQSEKREETLNMITLRSGSTYFDRYCWTDVSGTNSKATAADRCLKRVKKTEPEFARFGELVRGLNVSVPFIELLKQVPTYLKFMREVLMRKRTIDDVETVALTEGCSAHLQNRTPPKLADPGSFSIPCHIGLQLIDNALCDLGASVSVLLLSLAKRLGFTKFHCTNMTVQMADRTLSRPLGVLQDILCK, encoded by the exons ATGGATCCTTATGCTTCGACGAG CAATGACAACTCTTCAAATCAAGTGACTGTTGAAGTCAATGCATCAGAAATATTTCCACTTGCAACCAATGTTTCTGAACTTGTGACTTCCGAACTTATTCAAG catgcgtagctaatttctttatatGCCGGGATGAGGGAAACCGTGTTAGAAGCATGATAGGACGACTACTAAG GTCTCGTAGGGGTGAATTAGTTGAGGCTGATCCTGAACCCGAAAGGTCCTTTTTACGCAGAAAGATGGAGTTAGAAAGAGTTCGTCGggaggaagtcttgagtacttctGACAGTTCGGTTATTGAGAAAACTTCTATTCTTGAGACTATTATTCCAGTCAGaatgcctaatatcgcgagtcatTCGGAGCCTACTGCTGACTATATTCCGAAAGGGTTCAAGTTGTCTACCGATGAGGACGGCAATACCTTTGACATTCGGCCGTCCTACATCAATTTGGTCGAACGGAATTTGTATCGGGGGGTCTCGGGCGAGGATCCTAGGAAGCATATGGAAAGATTTGCTGATTACTGTTCATCCATCCCTACATCCAAGGGAGTGacccaagacaagataaaggaagttctctttcctttctctctgaccGATAATGCGAGGGAATGGTTGACGGATTTGGATGGAGACGCAGCAGGTATCACGGATTGGACTACTCTAGCTCTAGCCTTCTATAAGAAGTATTTTCCTCCGCAGAGGACCAATGCATTGAGGGCCCAGATTACCAATTTCAAACAGACGGGATCTGAAAATCTGTTTGAAGCATGGTGCCGCTTTAAGAAAGCTGTGAGATCGGTACCCCATCATGGATTCCaaca agttgcgacagccgtgtcaaattatCAAAAGCCTCCGCAATTTCCAAATCCGCAGCAAGAAAGTTCTTCATCTGGAGGAATTTCAGAAGTGGGAGAGCTGAAATCCATGATTCAAGCTCTCGCTACACAAGTGAGTAGGTCGGACCAAGCAACCAATGCTACTATCAAATTGCTTGAGTCCCAAATAGCTCAAGTCGCCGCAAATCAATCCACGAGGCAACCCGGACAGCTGCCTTCTCAATCTGAAAAGAGGGAAGAAACGCTGAACATGATAACATTGAGAAGCGGATCGACTTATTTCGATCGATATTGCTGGACCGATGTTTCTGGCACGAATTCCAAAGCTACTGCTGCTGACA GGTGCCTGAAGAGGGTCAAGAAGACGGAGCCTGAGTTCGCGCGTTTCGGTGAACTTGTGCGAGGTTTGAACGTAAGTGTTCCGTTTATCGAGCTGCTAAAACAGGTACCTACATATTTAAAATTTATGCGAGAAGTATTAATGCGTAAAAGGACCATAGATGATGTTGAGACAGTAGCTCTGACAGAGGGGTGTTCTGCACACCTCCAAAATAGGACCCCACCTAAGCTTGCTGACCCTGGTAGTTTTTCGATACCGTGTCACATTGGACTTCAATTAATTGATAATGCGTTGTGTGATTTAGGAGCAAGTGTTAGCGTGTTACTCTTGTCTTTGGCCAAACGGTTAGGATTCACTAAATTCCATTGCACCAACATGACGGTCCAGATGGCTGATCGGACCTTGTCACGACCTTTAGGAGTGCTGCAAGATATTCTGTGCAAATAG
- the LOC141605713 gene encoding putative acyl-[acyl-carrier-protein]--UDP-N-acetylglucosamine O-acyltransferase, mitochondrial, which yields MNLLVKARNAKQLSQLSSLSSFRLHSRVTADDDEEEEAWTSNLIHPTAIVHPNATLGHGVSIGPFCTVGSSAKLGNACKLYSGTHIFGNTQLGDHCTLMTGAVVGDELPGKTVIGSNNVIGHHAVVGVKCQDLKYKTGDECFLYVGDNNDIREYSSIHRSSKPDDKTVIGDENLIMGSCHIAHDCKIGSKNILANNTLLAGHVVVKDYVHTAGAVVVHQHCHLGSFCFIGGGSVVSQDVPMFMMVSGERTEIRGLNLVGLRRCGFSVTEIKSLRAAYRKIFMPPNGESGSFDDRLTEVEQHEELGQVEVISSLVKSIRDSFKEQRRGICKFRHLDPS from the exons ATGAACTTGCTCGTAAAAGCGCGCAACGCCAAGCAACTTTCCCAACTCTCTTCTTTGTCCTCCTTCAGACTTCACTCTC GTGTAACagctgatgatgatgaagaagaagaagcttgGACTTCAAATCTCATTCATCCAACTGCCATTGTACACCCAAATGCAACACTTGGTCAT GGTGTGTCAATTGGCCCATTTTGTACTGTTGGATCATCAGCTAAATTGGGAAATGCTTGTAAATTGTATTCTGGAACTCACATTTTTGGGAATACCCAATTGGGTGATCACTGCACGCTTATGAC TGGTGCTGTTGTTGGTGATGAGCTGCCAGGCAAGACTGTTATCGGATCCAACAATGTGATCGGCCATCATGCTGTTGTGGGTGTCAAGTGCCAGGACTTGAAATATAAG ACTGGGGATGAATGTTTCCTCTATGTTGGGGACAACAATGACATAAGAGAATATAGCTCAATCCATAGATCGTCTAAACCAGATGATAAGACG GTCATTGGTGACGAGAATCTTATCATGGGTTCATGCCATATTGCTCATGACTGTAAAATTGGAAGTAAAAATATTTTAGCAAATAATACCTTGTTGGCTGGTCATGTAGTAGTGAAA GACTATGTTCACACGGCTGGTGCTGTGGTTGTTCATCAGCACTGCCACCTTGGCTCATTTTGTTTCATTGGTGGTGGGTCGGTG GTTTCTCAAGATGTACCAATGTTCATGATGGTTTCCGGTGAAAGAACTGAGATTCGAGGTTTGAACTTAGTAGGCCTTAGGCGTTGTGGGTTCTCAGTTACAGAG ATTAAGAGCTTGAGAGCGGCTTACCGCAAGATTTTCATGCCTCCTAATGGTGAATCTGGGAGTTTTGATGATCGTCTTACGGAAGTG GAGCAGCATGAAGAATTGGGCCAAGTTGAGGTCATAAGCTCTTTGGTCAAGTCTATTCGTGACTCCTTCAAAGAACAGCGTCGTGGTATATGCAAGTTCAGGCACTTAGATCCCTCTTGA